A window from Pseudomonas moraviensis encodes these proteins:
- a CDS encoding MFS transporter: MSQSAAATQTIDDGKNAVYKRITLRLIPFIFICYLFNYLDRVNVGFAKLQMLDALKFSETVYGLGAGIFFIGYVLCGVPSNLALTRFGPRRWIALMMITWGTLSTCLLFVTTPTEFYTLRFFTGAAEAGFFPGVVLYLSQWFPTFRRGRIMALFMSAIPVSGLLGSPFSGWILNHFAAGQGGLAGWQWMFLLQGIPTVILGALAYFLLSDSFANAKWLTAHERSVLEADHAEDLANKPKTATDSLLAVFKNPAIWAFGLIYFCIQSGVYAINFWLPSIIKNLGFSDNLVIGWLSAIPYLLAAVFMLVVGRSADLRKERRWHLVVPMLMGAVGLVIAVNFAANPAIAILGLTIATMGALTGLPMFWPVPTAMLSAGAAAGGLALINSMGQMAGFLSPYLVGWVKDSTGSTDAALYVLAAVIVGGSLLALRMTRALRA; encoded by the coding sequence ATGTCGCAGAGCGCCGCAGCTACCCAGACCATCGACGACGGTAAAAACGCCGTCTACAAACGCATCACCCTGCGTTTGATTCCCTTCATTTTCATCTGCTACCTGTTCAACTACCTCGACCGGGTCAACGTTGGTTTCGCCAAGTTGCAGATGCTCGATGCACTGAAGTTCAGCGAAACCGTGTACGGCCTCGGCGCCGGGATTTTCTTCATCGGATACGTGCTGTGCGGCGTGCCGAGCAACCTGGCACTGACCCGTTTCGGCCCACGGCGCTGGATTGCGCTGATGATGATCACCTGGGGCACGCTGTCGACTTGCCTGTTGTTCGTCACCACACCCACCGAGTTCTACACCCTGCGCTTCTTCACCGGTGCGGCTGAAGCCGGTTTCTTCCCGGGCGTCGTGCTGTATCTCTCGCAGTGGTTCCCGACCTTCCGCCGTGGGCGGATCATGGCGCTGTTCATGTCGGCAATTCCGGTCTCAGGTTTGCTCGGAAGCCCGTTTTCCGGGTGGATCCTCAACCACTTCGCCGCTGGCCAGGGTGGCCTGGCCGGCTGGCAATGGATGTTTCTGCTGCAAGGCATTCCGACCGTGATCCTCGGCGCGCTGGCGTATTTCCTGTTGAGCGACAGTTTCGCCAACGCCAAATGGCTGACCGCCCACGAACGTTCGGTGCTCGAAGCCGACCACGCCGAAGATCTCGCCAACAAACCGAAGACCGCGACCGACTCGCTGCTCGCGGTGTTCAAGAACCCGGCGATCTGGGCGTTCGGCCTCATCTACTTCTGCATCCAGAGCGGCGTCTACGCGATCAACTTCTGGCTGCCTTCGATCATCAAGAACCTCGGCTTCAGCGATAACCTGGTGATCGGCTGGCTGAGTGCGATTCCGTATCTGCTGGCGGCAGTGTTCATGCTGGTGGTCGGGCGTTCGGCAGACTTGCGCAAGGAGCGTCGCTGGCATTTGGTGGTACCGATGCTGATGGGGGCGGTCGGGCTGGTGATTGCAGTGAATTTTGCAGCGAATCCGGCGATTGCGATTCTCGGCCTGACCATTGCGACGATGGGAGCGCTGACCGGCCTGCCGATGTTCTGGCCAGTACCAACGGCCATGTTGAGCGCGGGTGCGGCGGCCGGTGGCCTGGCGTTGATCAACTCGATGGGGCAGATGGCGGGGTTCCTCAGTCCGTACCTGGTCGGTTGGGTCAAGGACAGCACCGGTTCGACGGATGCGGCGTTGTATGTGCTGGCGGCGGTGATTGTCGGCGGGAGTCTGTTGGCCTTGCGGATGACGCGGGCGTTGCGGGCCTAA
- a CDS encoding sugar diacid recognition domain-containing protein translates to MFELDHDLAQDIVDRAMAILPYNVNVMDSQGLILGSGEPERINTRHEGAQLVLANGRVVEIDAQTAVHLKGVQPGINLPLLLDQRLIGVLGITGEPEQLRTYAELVRMTAEMLVGQRNQQVEQQWRRQRCDDLLALLLSEAGDSPRLVDEAQQLGLKPQLTRVPYLFELGLEHGPGQTVEALSAWLISRYPDSWCVSSAKSSLLWCRPASQHVEHDRLLEKLDGLGWKILRIAVGGQADGLAGLRRCYRRVGDLLAYGRDVLPNSRLLTLNRYRLPVMLWRHRNDDALDELLKPLRKVIAKDSNGQLLATLRSWCEHDGQSQACADALGIHRNSLRYRMERIAELSGVDPLKLDGMLALYLGVQLLPQTDPG, encoded by the coding sequence ATGTTCGAACTCGATCACGACCTTGCCCAGGACATCGTCGACCGGGCCATGGCCATTTTGCCGTACAACGTCAACGTCATGGACAGTCAGGGCCTGATCCTCGGCAGCGGCGAACCGGAGCGGATCAACACCCGTCATGAAGGCGCGCAACTGGTGCTGGCCAACGGGCGTGTAGTGGAAATCGATGCGCAGACGGCGGTGCATCTCAAAGGCGTGCAGCCGGGGATCAATCTGCCGCTGCTGCTCGACCAGCGCCTGATCGGCGTGCTCGGCATCACCGGCGAGCCGGAACAATTGCGCACCTACGCCGAACTGGTGCGCATGACCGCCGAAATGCTCGTCGGCCAGCGCAATCAGCAGGTCGAGCAGCAGTGGCGGCGCCAGCGTTGTGATGATCTGCTGGCGCTGTTGTTGAGCGAGGCGGGGGATTCGCCGCGTCTGGTCGACGAGGCGCAGCAGCTCGGGCTGAAACCACAATTGACGCGGGTGCCCTATCTGTTCGAGCTGGGCCTCGAACACGGCCCCGGGCAAACCGTCGAGGCGTTGAGCGCATGGCTGATATCGCGTTATCCCGACAGTTGGTGCGTGAGTTCGGCGAAGTCGTCGCTGCTCTGGTGTCGCCCGGCGAGCCAGCACGTCGAGCATGATCGCCTGCTGGAAAAACTCGACGGCCTTGGCTGGAAGATTCTGCGTATCGCCGTCGGCGGGCAGGCGGATGGTCTGGCCGGGTTGCGTCGCTGCTATCGACGAGTCGGCGATTTGCTTGCTTATGGACGTGATGTGCTGCCGAATTCGAGGCTGCTGACGCTCAATCGTTACCGCTTGCCGGTCATGCTGTGGCGCCATCGCAACGATGATGCGCTGGACGAGTTGCTCAAGCCGCTGCGCAAGGTCATTGCCAAGGACAGCAACGGCCAGTTGCTCGCGACCTTGCGCAGTTGGTGCGAGCACGATGGTCAGAGTCAGGCGTGTGCCGATGCCCTGGGGATTCATCGCAACAGTTTGCGTTATCGGATGGAGCGGATTGCCGAGTTGAGCGGGGTTGATCCGTTGAAGCTGGACGGGATGCTGGCGTTGTATCTTGGGGTGCAGCTACTGCCGCAGACAGATCCGGGTTAA